A genomic stretch from Bacillus sp. N1-1 includes:
- the yqiS gene encoding phosphate butyryltransferase: MNLDQLVMEVSKQPNKTIALAAAADKEVIEAVHKAIQKQLASFILYGDKQDIKQMLTDEGLTESSSLQIVHVESDQEASRMAVQAVRNEDADVLMKGMVSTSVILKEVLNKEYGLRKGKVLSHVAAFDVRGYERLLFVTDSGMNIEPDLTQKVEIVNNAVSIARSIGIALPKVVPLAAVEVVNPAMQATLDASALTQMNKRGQISECVIDGPLALDNAISIEAAEHKGIQSEVAGKADILLVPSIEVGNALYKSLVYFANAKVGGVIAGAKAPIVLTSRADSSESKVYSIALAVSSAK; the protein is encoded by the coding sequence ATGAATCTAGATCAACTTGTGATGGAAGTATCCAAACAACCTAACAAAACGATTGCACTTGCTGCTGCTGCAGATAAAGAAGTGATTGAAGCGGTTCATAAAGCTATTCAGAAACAACTGGCTTCATTCATCCTTTACGGTGATAAGCAAGATATCAAGCAAATGTTAACTGATGAAGGTTTAACTGAATCATCATCTCTTCAAATTGTGCATGTGGAGTCAGATCAAGAAGCTTCAAGGATGGCTGTTCAAGCCGTTCGAAATGAAGATGCTGATGTTTTAATGAAGGGAATGGTTTCCACTTCAGTCATTTTAAAAGAAGTATTAAATAAAGAATATGGTTTGCGAAAAGGAAAAGTTCTTTCGCACGTAGCCGCTTTTGATGTTCGAGGATATGAACGACTGCTTTTTGTAACAGACTCTGGTATGAATATTGAGCCGGATTTAACGCAAAAGGTGGAAATTGTTAATAACGCCGTATCGATTGCGAGAAGTATTGGAATTGCGCTCCCTAAAGTTGTTCCGCTAGCTGCAGTAGAAGTCGTTAATCCAGCTATGCAAGCGACGCTTGATGCATCGGCGCTAACTCAGATGAATAAAAGAGGGCAGATTTCTGAATGCGTGATTGATGGACCACTCGCATTGGATAACGCTATTTCAATAGAAGCAGCAGAGCATAAGGGAATCCAAAGTGAAGTGGCTGGGAAAGCAGACATCCTTCTTGTTCCTTCAATAGAAGTAGGAAATGCATTGTATAAATCACTTGTCTATTTTGCAAATGCAAAAGTTGGAGGAGTCATCGCTGGCGCTAAAGCGCCAATCGTTTTAACTTCTCGCGCAGATAGTTCAGAAAGCAAAGTTTATAGTATCGCGCTTGCAGTAAGTTCAGCTAAATAA
- a CDS encoding sigma-54-dependent Fis family transcriptional regulator, which produces MKKLRTCMIVGAGRGGLALLQILQETKMMKVIAMVDCDQGAPGILKARNSGIAVFEDWKVALNQFEIDVIVEATGDEAVFEEIRDMREKHTVLIPGSVANIVLKLIEEKEVLIDTLRHQSKQQEIILDSTHDGMIAVNVHEEVTLFNRSAEKITGISKELAGGKIIGSLMASSRLPRVLSSGKAEINKEQLLPNGKKIITTRIPMFDDEGRRIGALAVFKDMTAIEQMAQEVTNLKSVQSMLEAIIQSSDEAISVVDETGKGLMINPAYTRLTGLQRDEVIGKPANTDISEGESMHMRVLRTRKPVRGVQMKVGPAKREVVVNVSPVIVDGLLKGSVGVIHDISELHSLNNQLQRARQIIRTLEAKYSFEDIIGKSEEMTFSVQQAKLAASTPATVLLRGESGTGKELFAHAIHNASDRKYNKFVRVNCAAISESLFESELFGYEDGAFSGARQGGKRGLFEEANGGSIFLDEIGEVSLGTQAKLLRVLQEREIVRVGGAKPISINVRIIAATNAKLEKRIIDGSFREDLYYRLNRLPIQIAPLRQRKEDIAALAKHLLTKINQDYGRNVKGITDVAVDYLKSYDWPGNVREFENVLGRIVIHMDVSETMIDLHHLPSLLSEKKDADVLSVERTPDKMLSQLVDEFEKKTIRQTLDHYEGNKTATAKALGVSLRNLYYKMEKHGIEKSGMQ; this is translated from the coding sequence ATGAAAAAGTTGCGAACATGTATGATTGTAGGTGCTGGAAGAGGCGGATTGGCGCTTCTACAGATTTTGCAGGAAACTAAAATGATGAAAGTTATTGCAATGGTGGATTGTGATCAAGGCGCCCCTGGTATTCTTAAAGCTCGTAATAGTGGGATAGCTGTATTTGAAGATTGGAAAGTAGCATTAAATCAATTTGAAATCGATGTCATTGTAGAAGCTACCGGAGATGAAGCGGTTTTTGAAGAAATAAGAGACATGCGAGAAAAGCATACTGTCCTGATTCCGGGATCGGTCGCTAATATTGTTTTAAAACTTATTGAAGAAAAAGAAGTATTAATTGATACGTTACGACATCAATCCAAACAACAAGAAATTATTTTAGATTCAACACATGATGGTATGATTGCAGTTAATGTGCATGAGGAAGTGACCTTATTTAATCGAAGTGCTGAGAAAATAACGGGAATTAGCAAAGAACTTGCGGGTGGAAAAATAATTGGGTCTCTTATGGCTTCAAGTAGGCTTCCGCGCGTTCTTTCATCTGGAAAAGCGGAAATTAATAAAGAACAGCTACTTCCAAATGGTAAGAAAATTATTACCACGAGAATTCCAATGTTTGATGATGAAGGAAGACGCATAGGCGCTTTGGCTGTTTTTAAAGATATGACCGCAATTGAACAGATGGCACAAGAGGTAACAAATTTAAAAAGTGTTCAATCAATGCTGGAAGCTATTATACAGTCTTCTGACGAGGCGATCTCGGTAGTGGATGAGACTGGAAAAGGACTTATGATCAACCCTGCTTACACCAGATTAACGGGACTTCAGCGTGACGAGGTAATTGGAAAGCCGGCGAATACGGATATTTCTGAAGGTGAAAGCATGCATATGCGTGTACTCAGAACGAGAAAACCAGTGCGTGGCGTGCAAATGAAAGTCGGTCCCGCAAAAAGAGAAGTTGTTGTTAATGTTTCACCAGTTATAGTGGATGGTCTCTTAAAAGGAAGTGTCGGTGTGATTCATGACATTTCAGAACTACACTCATTGAACAATCAACTTCAACGAGCGAGACAAATAATCAGAACACTTGAAGCGAAGTATTCCTTTGAAGACATTATCGGGAAGTCAGAAGAGATGACTTTCTCTGTCCAACAAGCGAAACTGGCAGCCTCGACGCCAGCAACCGTTCTTCTTCGTGGTGAATCTGGAACAGGCAAGGAACTATTTGCTCATGCCATACATAATGCAAGTGATCGTAAATACAACAAATTTGTCAGAGTGAACTGTGCTGCTATTTCTGAATCACTATTTGAAAGCGAACTTTTTGGTTATGAAGATGGCGCATTTTCAGGTGCTAGGCAGGGCGGTAAACGAGGGCTTTTTGAGGAAGCGAATGGCGGGAGTATTTTCCTTGATGAAATAGGAGAGGTATCTCTAGGTACTCAGGCAAAGCTTCTTCGCGTTCTGCAGGAACGAGAAATAGTTCGTGTAGGTGGAGCGAAGCCGATTTCAATTAATGTAAGAATAATTGCAGCAACAAATGCGAAACTGGAAAAAAGAATAATCGATGGTTCATTTAGGGAAGATTTATACTATCGATTAAATCGGCTGCCGATTCAAATAGCCCCTTTGAGACAACGGAAAGAAGATATTGCCGCCCTTGCGAAACATTTACTTACGAAAATTAATCAAGATTATGGGAGAAATGTTAAAGGGATAACAGACGTAGCTGTTGACTATTTAAAATCTTATGATTGGCCAGGTAATGTTAGGGAGTTTGAGAATGTTTTGGGAAGAATTGTGATTCATATGGATGTCTCTGAAACAATGATTGATTTGCACCATCTCCCATCATTGTTGAGTGAGAAAAAAGACGCTGATGTGCTGTCCGTAGAACGAACACCTGACAAAATGTTGTCTCAGCTAGTCGATGAATTTGAAAAGAAGACAATTCGTCAAACTCTTGACCATTATGAAGGGAATAAAACTGCGACAGCAAAGGCATTAGGTGTGTCACTTCGTAATCTATACTACAAGATGGAAAAACACGGTATTGAAAAGTCTGGCATGCAATAA
- a CDS encoding DUF2627 domain-containing protein — protein sequence MRLVALLVVLIPGITGVIGIKLMRDVLFGVLNPPFTSLVVQFILGLIFLIAGLAFVGGFIFYRDRKRNKVQQRFSSKKQ from the coding sequence ATGAGGTTAGTTGCTTTGCTTGTCGTATTAATTCCAGGAATCACCGGCGTCATAGGTATCAAATTAATGAGAGATGTTCTTTTCGGTGTATTAAACCCACCGTTCACTTCTCTTGTTGTTCAATTCATTCTCGGACTCATTTTCCTTATCGCTGGCCTTGCTTTCGTTGGTGGTTTTATTTTCTACCGTGATCGCAAGCGAAATAAAGTACAGCAAAGATTCTCCTCTAAAAAACAGTGA
- the spo0A gene encoding sporulation transcription factor Spo0A, producing MQKIKVCLADDNRELVNLIEEYMSRQEDMEVVGTASNGQECLEVLEDQEPDVLVLDIIMPHLDGLAVLERLREMNYTCSVIMLTAFGQEDVTKKAVDLGASYFILKPFDMDNLASHVRQVSGKKTTFTTNNGSYKRPQRESRPRNLDASITSIIHEIGVPAHIKGYMYLREAITMVYNDIELLGSITKVLYPDIAKKFNTTSSRVERAIRHAIEVAWSRGNVESISNLFGYTVSMSKAKPTNSEFIAMVADKLRIEHNMDNYSHSR from the coding sequence GTGCAAAAAATAAAAGTGTGTCTAGCTGATGATAATCGTGAATTGGTGAATTTAATTGAGGAATATATGTCACGACAAGAGGATATGGAGGTAGTCGGAACCGCTTCCAATGGCCAGGAATGCTTAGAAGTTCTTGAAGATCAAGAACCTGATGTACTTGTACTTGATATTATTATGCCGCATTTAGATGGCCTGGCTGTTCTCGAACGTTTAAGAGAAATGAATTATACTTGTAGCGTTATTATGCTCACTGCATTCGGTCAGGAAGATGTTACGAAAAAAGCGGTAGATTTAGGAGCATCCTACTTTATTTTAAAGCCGTTTGACATGGATAATTTAGCAAGTCATGTAAGGCAAGTTAGTGGTAAGAAAACAACATTTACAACAAATAATGGCTCGTATAAGCGTCCTCAGCGTGAAAGTCGCCCTAGAAACCTTGATGCGAGCATCACGAGTATTATTCATGAAATCGGAGTACCAGCACATATTAAAGGTTATATGTACTTAAGAGAAGCGATTACGATGGTTTATAATGATATTGAACTATTAGGTTCGATTACGAAAGTCCTATATCCTGATATTGCGAAAAAATTCAATACAACATCATCCCGAGTTGAACGCGCGATTCGTCATGCGATTGAGGTTGCTTGGAGTAGAGGTAATGTAGAATCTATTTCAAACTTGTTCGGCTATACTGTGAGTATGTCTAAAGCGAAACCAACAAATTCAGAGTTCATTGCAATGGTTGCTGATAAGCTTCGGATTGAGCACAACATGGACAATTATTCTCATAGCAGGTAA
- the spoIVB gene encoding SpoIVB peptidase, whose amino-acid sequence MKIEMFRKLLGVVLLGGLIVLGFSKPVQLFLSIPDEIIMFEGDQTTISSVTTAVATLGSSEVASLNPQGKELAVNGDKSGSDILDLTVGNIPIKKVDVKVLPDFKVIPGGQSIGVKLNTRGVLVVGHHLIHTNQGDRSPGEIADIQVGDIITKINGQAVQKMSDIGSIVKKAANNGKALEVTIVRENEELSKKLVPVKDKQNEAYRIGLYIRDSAAGVGTLTFYHPDTKKYGALGHVISDMDTKKPIVVNRGEIYPSSVTSIEKGSNGHPGEKLARFSKTDQKLGTITRNSPFGIFGEMNQEVKKGMYDKPMPIALSHQVKEGPAKILTVVKGSEVREYDVEVISSIPQKFPATKGMVIKVTDPQLLKETGGIVQGMSGSPIIQDGKVIGAVTHVFVNDSTSGYGVHIEWMLEEAGINIYEESRNEKRTAS is encoded by the coding sequence TTGAAGATAGAGATGTTTCGAAAGCTGTTAGGTGTAGTTCTCCTTGGAGGTTTAATCGTACTTGGTTTTTCAAAACCAGTACAATTATTTTTATCAATTCCAGATGAGATTATCATGTTTGAAGGAGATCAAACAACAATTTCCTCTGTTACTACTGCCGTTGCAACGCTTGGAAGCTCTGAAGTGGCAAGTCTTAACCCACAGGGGAAAGAACTTGCAGTTAACGGCGACAAAAGCGGTTCTGATATTCTGGATTTAACTGTTGGAAATATTCCAATTAAAAAAGTTGATGTGAAAGTTCTTCCTGATTTTAAAGTTATACCTGGTGGGCAATCAATTGGTGTCAAATTAAATACTCGTGGTGTACTCGTTGTTGGCCACCATTTAATTCATACGAATCAAGGAGATCGGTCACCCGGAGAAATAGCGGACATTCAAGTAGGCGATATTATCACAAAGATAAATGGTCAAGCCGTTCAAAAAATGAGCGACATTGGCTCAATTGTTAAAAAAGCAGCAAATAATGGCAAAGCATTAGAAGTGACGATCGTTAGAGAAAATGAAGAACTTAGTAAGAAGTTGGTTCCTGTCAAAGATAAACAAAATGAAGCATACAGGATTGGGTTGTATATACGTGACTCTGCAGCAGGAGTTGGAACGTTGACGTTTTATCATCCAGATACGAAAAAATATGGCGCTCTAGGACATGTTATATCTGATATGGATACGAAGAAGCCAATTGTTGTTAATCGGGGAGAGATTTATCCCTCTTCTGTAACATCAATTGAAAAAGGTAGCAACGGCCACCCTGGTGAAAAACTAGCGAGATTTTCTAAAACGGATCAAAAGCTTGGTACAATAACGCGGAACAGTCCTTTCGGTATTTTTGGAGAAATGAATCAGGAAGTAAAAAAAGGCATGTATGATAAGCCGATGCCTATTGCGCTATCTCATCAAGTGAAAGAAGGTCCCGCAAAAATTCTAACAGTAGTAAAAGGCAGTGAGGTAAGAGAATATGATGTAGAAGTTATCAGTTCAATTCCTCAGAAGTTCCCTGCTACAAAAGGGATGGTTATTAAAGTAACTGATCCTCAATTATTAAAAGAAACGGGCGGGATTGTACAAGGGATGAGTGGAAGCCCGATTATTCAAGATGGAAAAGTCATTGGAGCGGTTACTCATGTGTTTGTTAATGACTCCACTTCAGGCTATGGCGTTCATATTGAATGGATGTTAGAAGAAGCTGGTATTAATATTTATGAAGAAAGCCGTAATGAAAAGCGAACAGCGAGCTAA
- the recN gene encoding DNA repair protein RecN, with translation MLAELSIRNFAIIEAITVSFERGLTVLTGETGAGKSIIIDAIGLLVGGRGSAEFVRYGTKKAEIEGLFHIDTNHPTVQKLEDVGIEFTDGMVVLRRDISHTGKSICRVNGKLVTLGILREIGQTLIDIHGQHEHQDLMQSDKHLTLLDQFGERSIGPALFEYREIFQRYKKIQQQMKNLTENEQQMAHRLDLIQYQLEEITKAELSPNEDDQLMDEKLRLGNFEKLYTALQDVYDSLHGDNKGLDWVGLAMSQLESVADLDEELQGYHEEVANQFYLLEETAGKLNTYRDQLEFDPARLDFVEERLNEIQLLKRKYGESVEDILEYAASIEDEVDELLNREDRVEELQADLKGIKADLTVEAHNLTGLRKKVASELVGSIHHELRDLYMEKTEFAIHFNERDESKKDFFHRSGQDDIDFMISTNPGEPLKELSKTASGGELSRIMLALKSIFSKHQGITSIIFDEVDTGVSGRVAQAMAEKIQRLSAGSQVLVITHLPQVAAMADHHLYISKEETGEGRTKTSVGNLSTNEQIEELGRMIAGAEMTELTKKHAKELLYQANQIKS, from the coding sequence ATGTTAGCGGAACTATCCATTCGTAATTTTGCGATCATAGAAGCGATTACCGTTTCATTTGAGCGTGGGTTAACCGTTCTTACTGGAGAAACAGGTGCTGGTAAATCCATCATTATTGATGCCATAGGGCTATTAGTTGGTGGGAGAGGTTCAGCTGAATTCGTTCGTTATGGAACGAAAAAAGCAGAAATTGAAGGATTATTTCATATTGATACAAACCATCCAACGGTGCAAAAACTTGAAGATGTAGGAATCGAGTTTACAGATGGCATGGTGGTACTGCGCCGTGATATTTCACATACAGGTAAAAGCATCTGCCGAGTTAATGGAAAGTTAGTGACGCTTGGAATTTTGCGAGAGATTGGTCAAACACTTATTGACATTCATGGGCAGCATGAACATCAGGATTTAATGCAATCTGATAAGCATCTTACTTTGCTCGATCAGTTTGGGGAACGATCAATTGGTCCAGCTCTTTTTGAATACAGGGAAATCTTTCAAAGATACAAAAAAATCCAGCAACAAATGAAAAATTTAACTGAGAATGAACAACAGATGGCTCATAGACTGGATTTAATTCAATATCAACTTGAAGAAATCACGAAAGCTGAGCTTTCTCCTAATGAAGATGATCAGTTAATGGACGAGAAATTACGATTAGGCAATTTTGAAAAACTATATACGGCTCTTCAGGATGTTTATGATTCCCTACATGGAGATAATAAAGGACTAGACTGGGTAGGACTTGCGATGTCACAACTGGAGTCGGTTGCGGACCTTGATGAAGAACTGCAGGGATATCATGAAGAAGTAGCCAATCAATTTTATCTGCTTGAAGAAACGGCAGGTAAATTAAATACATATCGTGATCAACTTGAATTTGATCCCGCACGATTGGATTTTGTAGAAGAACGACTAAACGAAATTCAACTATTAAAGCGAAAGTATGGAGAATCTGTAGAAGACATATTGGAGTATGCAGCTTCGATTGAAGATGAAGTAGATGAGTTATTAAACAGAGAAGATCGCGTAGAAGAGCTACAGGCCGACTTAAAGGGCATAAAAGCTGATTTAACGGTAGAGGCTCATAATTTGACCGGACTTCGAAAAAAAGTTGCTAGTGAGCTTGTTGGATCAATTCACCATGAGCTTAGAGATCTTTATATGGAGAAAACAGAATTCGCAATTCATTTTAATGAACGTGATGAAAGTAAGAAAGACTTTTTCCATCGATCCGGACAAGATGATATTGATTTTATGATCTCTACCAATCCGGGCGAGCCGCTTAAGGAGCTTTCTAAAACGGCTTCTGGTGGTGAGCTATCTCGTATCATGTTAGCGTTGAAGTCCATCTTCTCGAAACATCAAGGCATTACATCAATCATATTTGACGAAGTAGATACTGGTGTAAGTGGAAGGGTTGCCCAAGCGATGGCTGAGAAGATACAGCGTCTTTCCGCCGGGTCCCAAGTACTTGTTATTACTCACCTTCCTCAAGTTGCAGCGATGGCCGATCATCACCTTTATATTTCAAAAGAAGAAACGGGTGAAGGTCGAACAAAGACAAGTGTTGGAAATTTAAGTACAAATGAACAAATAGAAGAACTTGGAAGAATGATTGCTGGCGCCGAGATGACGGAGCTTACAAAGAAACATGCAAAAGAATTGTTATATCAAGCAAACCAAATTAAATCATGA
- the argR gene encoding transcriptional regulator ArgR, which translates to MNKGQRHIKIREMIANQDVETQDELVYCLKSAGFNVTQATVSRDIKELHLVKVPTIDGRYKYSLPADQRFNPLQKLKRTLTDAFISIDHADHLIVMKTLPGNANAIGALIDNLDWEEIMGNISGDDTILIICKSADAAPILSQRFIDML; encoded by the coding sequence ATGAATAAGGGACAACGTCATATCAAGATACGTGAAATGATTGCCAATCAAGATGTTGAGACACAGGATGAGCTTGTCTATTGTCTTAAAAGTGCAGGGTTTAACGTTACGCAAGCAACAGTTTCAAGAGATATCAAAGAGCTTCATCTTGTTAAAGTGCCAACAATCGACGGCAGGTATAAATACAGTCTGCCAGCAGATCAGCGCTTTAACCCGCTTCAAAAATTAAAAAGAACTTTAACCGACGCGTTTATTAGTATTGATCATGCGGATCATCTTATTGTAATGAAAACGCTTCCTGGTAACGCTAATGCTATCGGTGCTCTAATCGATAATCTAGACTGGGAAGAGATTATGGGGAATATAAGCGGAGATGATACGATTCTAATCATTTGTAAGAGCGCCGATGCCGCCCCAATTTTATCACAACGGTTTATTGATATGCTGTAG
- a CDS encoding TlyA family RNA methyltransferase: protein MAKKERLDVLLVNRGLIDTREKAKRAIMAGLVFSETERMDKPGMKVPEDILLQIKGDTLRYVGRGGLKLEKAIDVFSLDPANKVVLDIGSSTGGFTDCALQNGASLVYALDVGYNQLAWKLRVDDRVVVKERTNFRYAVRDDFGQGLPDLATIDVSFISLKLILPVLKGILKENGEVIALVKPQFEAGRGEIGKKGIVRDKKIHHRVLKEMMDFAEQEGYQVNGISYSPITGGEGNIEFLLYLGWKQESIVENVPSAEEVVEEAHQKL, encoded by the coding sequence ATGGCAAAAAAAGAAAGACTTGATGTACTCCTTGTAAACCGAGGTTTAATTGATACGAGAGAAAAAGCAAAAAGAGCAATTATGGCAGGTCTTGTCTTTTCAGAGACGGAAAGGATGGACAAGCCGGGCATGAAAGTCCCAGAAGATATTCTTCTTCAAATTAAAGGAGATACGCTACGTTATGTTGGACGTGGCGGTTTAAAGTTAGAGAAGGCTATTGACGTCTTCTCTCTTGATCCCGCAAACAAAGTAGTTTTAGATATTGGTTCTTCTACTGGTGGTTTTACAGACTGTGCACTTCAAAATGGCGCTTCGCTCGTTTATGCACTTGATGTAGGTTACAATCAATTAGCTTGGAAACTGCGAGTAGACGATCGTGTGGTTGTGAAAGAAAGAACGAATTTTCGATATGCGGTCAGAGATGATTTTGGTCAAGGACTCCCTGATCTCGCCACAATAGATGTGTCGTTCATTTCTTTGAAATTAATCCTGCCTGTCTTAAAAGGAATTTTGAAAGAGAACGGTGAAGTAATCGCTCTCGTCAAACCGCAATTTGAAGCAGGCCGTGGAGAAATAGGCAAAAAAGGAATTGTCCGTGATAAAAAAATTCATCATCGTGTATTGAAAGAAATGATGGATTTCGCTGAACAAGAAGGCTATCAAGTAAACGGTATATCATATTCACCAATAACTGGTGGCGAAGGAAATATCGAATTTCTATTATATCTTGGCTGGAAACAGGAGAGCATAGTCGAAAATGTTCCTTCTGCAGAAGAAGTTGTTGAAGAAGCACATCAGAAATTATAA
- the dxs gene encoding 1-deoxy-D-xylulose-5-phosphate synthase: protein MDLEKIENPKFLKNYDMNDMTELAEEIRSFLINKLSETGGHLGPNLGVVELTIVLHKIYDSPKDKFIWDVGHQAYVHKILTGRASRFDTLRKYKGLCGFPKRNESEHDVWETGHSSTSLSAAMGMAAARDMKGSDESVVAIIGDGALTGGMALEALNHIGHEQKDMLVILNDNEMSIAPNVGALHNILGKLRTAGKYHKAKDELEYLLKKIPAFGGALASTAERVKDALKYLLVSGIFFEELGFTYLGPVDGHDVEALMENVKYAKKTKGPVLIHVLTKKGKGYQPAESDQIGVWHGVSPYKIEAGKQIKPKVAAPGYSKVVSETVRKLAEKDDRISVITPAMTVGSKWEAFEKQFPERLFDVGIAEQHATTMAAGLATQELKPVLSIYSTFLQRAYDQLVHDVCRQNLNVFLAIDRSGLVGADGETHQGVFDISFLRHLPNMVLMMAKDENELQHMVYTSLKYNQGPIAVRYPRGNGIGTKMDQELKEIQIGSWEVMREGTDIALLSFGPTLQDLLSAADKLEKEGISARVINARFIKPLDEKMIADLMQEGIPMLTVEEAILQGGFGSAVLEYVNDSGYQHGGIQRMGIPDAYIEHGSVSELLKEIGLTPDDIAEKAKKMTPAKQKRA, encoded by the coding sequence ATGGATTTAGAAAAGATTGAGAATCCTAAGTTTCTAAAGAATTATGATATGAACGATATGACCGAGCTTGCTGAAGAGATTAGAAGCTTTTTAATTAACAAACTATCCGAAACTGGTGGACATCTTGGACCTAATCTTGGCGTAGTAGAACTTACAATCGTGCTTCATAAAATTTATGATAGCCCAAAAGATAAATTTATTTGGGATGTTGGTCATCAGGCTTATGTCCATAAAATCCTCACTGGACGAGCTTCGAGATTTGATACGCTACGTAAATATAAAGGTCTTTGTGGTTTTCCAAAACGAAATGAAAGTGAGCATGACGTCTGGGAAACTGGGCATAGCTCTACCTCACTATCAGCAGCAATGGGGATGGCTGCTGCTCGAGATATGAAAGGCTCTGACGAAAGTGTAGTTGCGATTATTGGAGATGGGGCTCTTACAGGTGGGATGGCACTTGAAGCTCTTAATCATATCGGACATGAACAAAAAGACATGCTTGTCATCTTAAATGACAATGAAATGTCCATTGCTCCAAATGTAGGTGCTCTTCATAACATTTTAGGAAAGCTCCGCACAGCTGGCAAATATCATAAAGCGAAAGATGAGCTTGAGTATTTACTTAAAAAAATCCCTGCGTTTGGTGGAGCACTAGCTTCAACGGCTGAGCGTGTGAAAGATGCTTTGAAATATTTGTTGGTTTCAGGAATTTTCTTTGAGGAGCTTGGCTTTACCTACCTTGGACCAGTAGATGGTCATGACGTTGAAGCGTTAATGGAAAACGTTAAATATGCTAAGAAGACAAAGGGACCGGTCCTTATTCACGTACTTACGAAAAAAGGAAAAGGCTATCAACCTGCAGAAAGCGATCAAATTGGCGTTTGGCACGGTGTGAGTCCTTATAAGATTGAAGCTGGTAAACAAATCAAACCGAAAGTCGCAGCGCCTGGATATAGTAAGGTCGTTAGTGAAACGGTGCGAAAGCTTGCAGAGAAGGACGATCGCATCTCAGTCATCACTCCAGCAATGACAGTAGGCTCTAAGTGGGAAGCGTTTGAAAAACAATTCCCAGAAAGACTTTTTGACGTTGGTATAGCTGAGCAGCATGCTACTACAATGGCTGCAGGACTTGCTACTCAGGAATTAAAACCGGTATTATCGATTTATTCTACGTTTCTCCAAAGAGCTTATGATCAGCTCGTTCATGACGTTTGCAGACAAAACTTGAATGTTTTCCTAGCGATTGATCGTTCTGGGCTTGTAGGAGCAGATGGTGAAACGCACCAGGGTGTTTTCGATATCTCTTTCCTTAGACACTTGCCTAATATGGTCCTTATGATGGCGAAAGATGAGAATGAATTGCAGCATATGGTTTATACAAGTTTGAAGTACAATCAGGGACCAATTGCTGTACGCTATCCTAGAGGGAACGGCATTGGTACAAAGATGGATCAAGAACTAAAGGAAATTCAAATTGGCAGCTGGGAAGTGATGCGTGAAGGTACGGATATTGCTCTCTTGTCATTTGGTCCTACGTTACAAGATCTGTTGAGTGCTGCGGATAAATTAGAAAAAGAAGGTATTTCAGCTCGGGTTATTAACGCTCGCTTCATTAAACCTTTAGATGAGAAAATGATTGCTGATCTTATGCAAGAAGGCATACCGATGCTTACGGTCGAAGAAGCTATTCTTCAAGGTGGATTCGGTAGTGCCGTTCTAGAATATGTTAATGACAGTGGCTATCAGCACGGTGGTATTCAACGAATGGGAATTCCGGATGCTTATATCGAACACGGTAGTGTAAGTGAGTTATTAAAAGAAATTGGATTAACTCCAGATGACATTGCTGAGAAAGCAAAGAAAATGACTCCAGCAAAACAAAAGAGGGCATAA